In Streptomyces longhuiensis, the following proteins share a genomic window:
- a CDS encoding amino acid ABC transporter ATP-binding protein: MTTNAMVKAEGVHKSFGHVEVLKGIDLEVKEGEVFCLIGPSGSGKSTFLRCINHLEKVNAGRLYVDGELVGYRQKGDKLYELKDSEVALKRRDIGMVFQRFNLFPHLTAVENVMEAPVQVKRQSRSQARQRANELLERVGLADKAGNYPSQLSGGQQQRVAIARALAMDPKLMLFDEPTSALDPELVGDVLDVMRDLAESGMTMIVVTHEMGFAREVGDSLVFMDGGVVVESGNPRDVLTNPQHERTQSFLSKVL; this comes from the coding sequence ATGACCACCAACGCCATGGTGAAGGCCGAGGGCGTCCACAAGTCCTTCGGCCACGTCGAGGTCCTCAAGGGCATCGACCTGGAGGTCAAGGAGGGCGAGGTCTTCTGCCTCATCGGCCCCTCCGGCTCCGGCAAGTCGACGTTCCTGCGGTGCATCAACCACCTGGAGAAGGTCAACGCCGGCCGGCTCTACGTCGACGGCGAGCTGGTCGGCTACCGGCAGAAGGGCGACAAGCTCTACGAGCTGAAGGACAGCGAGGTCGCGCTCAAGCGCCGGGACATCGGCATGGTGTTCCAGCGCTTCAACCTCTTCCCGCACCTGACGGCGGTGGAGAACGTCATGGAGGCGCCGGTCCAGGTCAAGCGCCAGTCCCGGTCACAGGCGCGGCAGCGGGCCAACGAGCTCCTGGAGCGTGTGGGCCTCGCCGACAAGGCGGGGAACTACCCCTCGCAGCTGTCCGGCGGCCAGCAGCAGCGCGTCGCCATCGCGCGGGCCCTCGCCATGGACCCGAAGCTGATGCTCTTCGACGAGCCGACCTCGGCCCTCGACCCCGAGCTCGTCGGCGACGTCCTCGACGTGATGCGTGACCTCGCCGAGTCCGGCATGACGATGATCGTCGTGACGCACGAGATGGGCTTCGCGCGCGAGGTCGGCGACAGCCTCGTCTTCATGGACGGCGGCGTGGTCGTCGAGTCGGGCAACCCGCGCGACGTCCTGACGAACCCGCAGCACGAGCGCACGCAGTCCTTCCTGTCGAAGGTGCTGTAG
- a CDS encoding SDR family oxidoreductase: MKIAVIGGTGLIGSQVVKNLNAAGHEAVPHSKSSGVDVISGRGVEEAVAGADVVVNLTNSPTFDEASPAFFQASMDNLLAAARKGGVGHFVILSIVGVDQVPELDYYRAKVLQEKLLVDASVPYSIVRATQFMEFMDAALSWTADGDTVRLPATPIQPIAAKDVAEEVAQVAAGAPLNGIRDIGGPEIFTLDELGRITLSHKGDHRTVVTDPTAGMFGAVKGDVLTDKNAHLAPTRYADWLS; encoded by the coding sequence ATGAAGATCGCAGTCATCGGCGGTACCGGCCTGATCGGTTCGCAGGTCGTCAAGAACCTGAACGCTGCCGGGCACGAGGCGGTACCGCACTCGAAGTCCAGCGGAGTCGACGTCATCAGCGGCCGGGGAGTGGAGGAGGCGGTGGCGGGAGCCGACGTCGTCGTCAACCTGACGAATTCCCCGACCTTCGACGAAGCCTCCCCGGCCTTCTTCCAGGCCTCGATGGACAACCTTCTCGCCGCGGCCCGCAAGGGCGGCGTCGGCCACTTCGTCATCCTGTCGATCGTCGGTGTGGACCAGGTGCCGGAGCTGGACTACTACCGGGCCAAGGTGCTCCAGGAAAAGCTCCTCGTGGACGCGTCGGTTCCCTACTCGATCGTCCGGGCGACGCAGTTCATGGAGTTCATGGATGCCGCTCTGTCGTGGACGGCCGACGGCGACACCGTTCGGTTGCCCGCCACGCCGATCCAGCCGATCGCCGCCAAGGACGTGGCCGAGGAGGTGGCGCAGGTCGCCGCCGGCGCGCCACTGAACGGCATCCGCGACATCGGCGGCCCCGAGATCTTCACCCTGGACGAGCTGGGCCGCATCACCCTGTCCCACAAGGGCGACCACCGCACCGTCGTCACCGACCCCACCGCCGGTATGTTCGGCGCCGTCAAGGGGGACGTCCTCACCGACAAGAACGCTCACCTCGCCCCCACCCGCTACGCCGACTGGCTCTCCTGA
- the sodX gene encoding nickel-type superoxide dismutase maturation protease — protein MPETAKETREARVPFQIIEVDGPSMVPTLYPGDWMLVQHGARVRPGDVVILRHPFQQDLLVVKRISARRDGGWWVLGDNPDAGGDSEVYGAVPDDLVLAKVRGRLRRRKPWVEGERQRSVAAVASWAFSALRPVLSDRSASARLRAR, from the coding sequence ATGCCTGAGACGGCAAAGGAGACGCGGGAGGCCAGGGTGCCGTTCCAAATCATCGAGGTGGACGGGCCGTCCATGGTGCCCACGCTGTATCCGGGCGACTGGATGCTCGTGCAGCACGGCGCCCGGGTGCGCCCGGGCGACGTGGTCATTCTGCGGCACCCCTTCCAGCAGGATCTGCTCGTGGTGAAGCGGATTTCCGCGCGGCGGGACGGGGGTTGGTGGGTGCTCGGCGACAACCCCGACGCCGGTGGCGACAGCGAGGTGTACGGGGCGGTGCCCGACGACCTCGTGCTCGCCAAGGTCCGCGGGCGCCTGCGCCGCCGCAAGCCGTGGGTGGAGGGTGAGCGTCAGCGGTCCGTGGCGGCCGTGGCCTCGTGGGCCTTCTCGGCGCTGCGCCCCGTGCTGTCCGACCGGTCCGCCTCGGCGCGCTTGCGGGCGCGGTAG
- the sodN gene encoding superoxide dismutase, Ni has protein sequence MLSRLFAPKVKASAHCDLPCGVYDPAQARIEAESVKAVQDKMAANDDPQFQTRAIIIKEQRAELAKHHVSVLWSDYFKPPHFEKYPELSQLVNDTLKALSAAKASSDPATGQKALDYIAQIDKIFWETKKA, from the coding sequence ATGCTTTCCCGCCTGTTTGCCCCCAAGGTGAAGGCCAGCGCGCACTGCGACCTGCCGTGCGGCGTGTACGACCCGGCCCAGGCCCGCATCGAGGCGGAGTCGGTCAAGGCCGTCCAGGACAAGATGGCCGCCAACGACGACCCGCAGTTCCAGACGCGCGCCATCATCATCAAGGAGCAGCGCGCCGAGCTCGCCAAGCACCACGTGTCGGTGCTGTGGAGCGACTACTTCAAGCCCCCGCACTTCGAGAAGTACCCGGAGCTCAGCCAGCTGGTCAACGACACCCTGAAGGCCCTCTCGGCCGCCAAGGCGTCGAGCGACCCGGCGACGGGCCAGAAGGCTCTGGACTACATCGCCCAGATCGACAAGATCTTCTGGGAGACGAAGAAGGCCTGA
- a CDS encoding RNA polymerase sigma factor, producing MLTASTEDLLRRHAPQVLGALVRRYGHFDAAEDAVQEALLAAARQWPDAGVPDNPRGWLIKVASRRLVDTLRSDDARRRREEADAALTPRDAFTAPPPGESRAPSEDDTLTLLYLCCHPELTPAAQVALTLRAVGGLTTAEIARAHLVPEPTMAQRISRAKQRVRGVRFRLPEDWRERLPAVLQILYLIFNEGYTATSGPQLQRADLAREAIRLTRAVRALLPGDSEVEGLLALMLLTDARRAARTDAAGELVRLDEQDRTLWDRAEIDEGVALVALALPRGPVGPYQLQAAIAALHDEAADAEDTDWPQILALYDVLVRVVPEGEAMAALGRAVAVAMVHGPEAGLTETDKLADALGGHHRLAAVRGHLLELAGDRGAARAAYQEAAAGTLSRPEQRYLQLRAARLG from the coding sequence TTGCTGACCGCGTCGACCGAGGACCTGCTGCGCCGCCACGCGCCGCAGGTCCTCGGTGCGCTGGTCCGCCGCTACGGGCACTTCGACGCCGCCGAGGACGCCGTGCAGGAGGCGCTGCTCGCCGCCGCACGCCAGTGGCCCGACGCCGGGGTGCCCGACAACCCGCGCGGCTGGCTCATCAAGGTCGCGTCGCGCCGCCTCGTCGACACCCTGCGCAGTGACGACGCGCGGCGCAGGCGCGAGGAGGCGGACGCCGCGCTCACCCCGCGCGACGCGTTCACGGCCCCGCCGCCCGGCGAGAGCCGCGCCCCCTCCGAGGACGACACCCTCACCCTGCTCTACCTGTGCTGCCACCCGGAGCTGACCCCCGCCGCCCAGGTCGCCCTCACCCTGCGCGCCGTCGGCGGCCTCACGACCGCCGAGATCGCCCGCGCCCACCTGGTCCCCGAGCCGACGATGGCCCAGCGCATCAGCCGCGCCAAGCAGCGCGTACGAGGCGTGCGGTTCCGCCTGCCCGAGGACTGGCGCGAGCGGCTGCCCGCCGTGCTCCAGATCCTCTACCTGATCTTCAACGAGGGGTATACGGCCACGTCGGGGCCCCAGTTGCAGCGCGCCGACCTGGCCCGCGAGGCGATCCGGCTGACCCGGGCCGTGCGGGCGCTGCTGCCTGGCGACAGCGAGGTCGAGGGGCTGCTCGCCCTCATGCTGCTGACCGACGCGCGCCGCGCCGCCCGCACCGACGCGGCGGGCGAACTGGTCCGCCTCGACGAACAGGACCGCACCCTGTGGGACCGCGCCGAGATCGACGAAGGAGTCGCCCTGGTCGCCCTCGCCCTCCCGCGCGGACCGGTCGGCCCATATCAACTCCAGGCGGCCATCGCCGCGTTGCACGACGAGGCGGCTGACGCCGAGGACACCGACTGGCCGCAGATCCTCGCCCTCTACGACGTGCTCGTGCGGGTCGTGCCCGAGGGGGAGGCGATGGCCGCGCTCGGCCGGGCCGTCGCCGTCGCCATGGTGCACGGCCCCGAGGCGGGCCTGACGGAGACGGACAAGCTCGCGGACGCCCTCGGCGGGCACCACCGGCTCGCCGCCGTCCGGGGCCACCTCCTGGAGCTGGCCGGGGACCGCGGCGCTGCGCGGGCGGCCTATCAGGAGGCGGCGGCCGGCACGCTCAGCCGCCCGGAGCAGCGCTACCTCCAGCTGCGTGCGGCCCGGCTCGGCTGA
- a CDS encoding FMN-dependent NADH-azoreductase, whose translation MATLLHIDSSVFPGEASSSRSVTAAFRRTWEEQHPQGTVIYRDLAANPVPHITADAWSAGYTAPSGRTPEQSAAFAARVKLIEELERADAVLIGAPMYNYAIPSTLKAWLDNVLLLGRTAGETPSAQGTPVIVIASRGGSYAPGTPREGYEFVQNYLEAVFTGTLGLDLDFIVTELTMAPRNPAMSELVPLYEASRRRAFEDATAKAKELAERLAA comes from the coding sequence ATGGCCACGCTGCTGCACATCGACTCGTCCGTGTTTCCCGGCGAGGCGTCCTCGTCCCGTTCGGTCACGGCCGCCTTCCGCAGGACCTGGGAGGAACAGCACCCGCAGGGCACGGTGATCTACCGCGACCTCGCCGCGAACCCCGTCCCGCACATCACCGCCGACGCCTGGTCCGCCGGTTACACCGCCCCGTCCGGGCGCACCCCGGAACAGTCCGCCGCGTTCGCCGCGCGCGTGAAGCTCATCGAGGAGCTGGAACGGGCGGACGCCGTCCTGATCGGCGCACCCATGTACAACTACGCGATCCCGTCGACCCTCAAGGCATGGCTGGACAACGTGCTCCTGCTCGGCCGCACGGCGGGCGAGACACCCTCCGCCCAGGGCACACCCGTCATCGTCATCGCCAGCCGCGGCGGCTCCTACGCTCCGGGTACTCCGCGCGAGGGATACGAGTTCGTACAGAACTACCTGGAGGCCGTGTTCACGGGCACCCTCGGCCTGGATCTCGACTTCATCGTCACGGAGCTCACCATGGCACCCCGCAACCCGGCCATGTCCGAACTGGTCCCCCTCTACGAGGCCTCCCGCCGGCGCGCCTTCGAGGACGCGACCGCCAAGGCCAAGGAACTCGCGGAGCGCCTCGCCGCGTAA
- a CDS encoding nitroreductase, whose amino-acid sequence MDAYEAVTTRRAVRGFTGRPVPRQALERVLSAAAWAPSGSNLQPWHAFVVTGAPLVELKKRCGERLAAGDSWDEPEYEMYPPALTSPYRERRFAFGEQRYGALGIPREDTEARQRAAAANWDCFGAPAALFCYIDRDLGRPQWSDVGMYLQTVMLLLRAEGLHSCPQMAWAKFHRTVAEVVSPPDELMLFCGMSIGFEDVTVSDARASRAPLEETVTFVDGP is encoded by the coding sequence ATGGACGCCTATGAGGCGGTCACCACTCGACGGGCGGTGCGCGGATTCACCGGCCGGCCCGTCCCGAGGCAGGCGCTGGAGCGCGTGTTGTCCGCCGCGGCCTGGGCGCCGTCCGGCTCGAACCTCCAGCCGTGGCACGCCTTTGTGGTGACGGGTGCGCCGCTGGTCGAGCTGAAGAAGCGCTGCGGTGAGCGCCTGGCCGCAGGTGACTCCTGGGACGAGCCGGAGTACGAGATGTACCCGCCCGCACTGACGTCCCCCTACCGCGAGCGCCGGTTCGCGTTCGGCGAGCAGCGTTACGGAGCGCTCGGCATCCCGCGGGAGGACACGGAGGCGCGTCAGCGGGCCGCTGCCGCGAACTGGGACTGCTTCGGTGCGCCCGCCGCCCTGTTCTGCTACATCGACCGCGACCTGGGGCGGCCCCAATGGTCCGACGTCGGGATGTATCTGCAGACCGTCATGCTGCTGCTTCGCGCCGAAGGGCTGCACAGCTGCCCGCAGATGGCATGGGCGAAGTTCCACCGGACCGTTGCGGAGGTCGTGTCACCCCCGGACGAGCTCATGCTCTTCTGTGGCATGTCGATCGGATTCGAGGACGTCACGGTGAGTGACGCCCGTGCGAGCCGGGCGCCGCTCGAGGAGACGGTCACGTTCGTCGACGGTCCGTGA
- a CDS encoding DUF952 domain-containing protein, with amino-acid sequence MTELLHITERSLWDAARASGAYEMSTRGRTLAEEGFIHCSLEHQLRGVADFLYGGYDGPDELVVLVVDSERVPAPVRFEAPEPGADEFPHIYGPLPVEAVTEVRVWGGGPVR; translated from the coding sequence ATGACCGAACTCCTGCACATCACCGAGCGCTCCCTGTGGGACGCGGCCCGCGCGTCCGGCGCCTACGAGATGTCCACGCGCGGCAGGACCCTCGCCGAGGAGGGCTTCATCCACTGCTCGCTGGAGCACCAGCTGCGGGGGGTCGCCGACTTCCTGTACGGCGGGTACGACGGGCCCGACGAGCTGGTGGTGCTGGTCGTCGACAGCGAGCGGGTGCCCGCGCCGGTCAGGTTCGAGGCGCCGGAGCCGGGTGCCGACGAATTCCCGCACATCTACGGGCCGTTGCCGGTCGAGGCCGTCACCGAGGTGAGGGTCTGGGGCGGCGGGCCGGTCCGCTAA
- a CDS encoding YciI family protein, which produces MKYLMMVTGTQLDYEAMAGKASEGNPAWGEKDIQAMFAHMQKINDDLAETGEMLAGEGLAEPAKTRFVTPDAKGRPVVSDGPYGETKELLAGFWILECESLDRVTEIAERVAECPAPAGAPARPVVIRPILDSGGDLC; this is translated from the coding sequence ATGAAGTACCTGATGATGGTGACGGGCACCCAGCTCGACTACGAGGCCATGGCGGGCAAGGCGTCCGAGGGCAATCCGGCCTGGGGCGAGAAGGACATCCAAGCGATGTTCGCCCACATGCAGAAGATCAACGACGACCTCGCCGAGACCGGCGAGATGCTCGCCGGGGAAGGTCTGGCGGAGCCCGCGAAGACCCGGTTCGTCACGCCGGACGCAAAGGGGCGGCCCGTCGTCAGTGACGGCCCCTACGGGGAGACGAAGGAACTGCTCGCCGGTTTCTGGATCCTCGAGTGCGAGAGCCTCGACCGGGTCACCGAGATCGCCGAGCGCGTGGCCGAGTGCCCCGCCCCCGCGGGCGCACCGGCCCGCCCCGTCGTGATCCGCCCCATCCTGGACAGCGGTGGCGACCTTTGCTGA
- a CDS encoding CGNR zinc finger domain-containing protein: MELAYYSDYAVRLVNSEEPGRGKDSLTTVEAVRDLFGANQSAARRATDADLTRFRGVRARLRSVFEAADGGDETLAVDLLNSLLLEFPVSPQISGHDHRDDDDRPLWHMHLADHPSNATAGYAAIAAMGLAFHLTEYGVDRLGLCEASPCRNAYLDTSTNRSRRYCSDRCATRANVAAYRARKRAEADRSDSTGRSAEKAHEATAATDR, encoded by the coding sequence GTGGAACTGGCCTATTACTCGGACTACGCCGTGCGTCTGGTCAACAGCGAGGAGCCGGGGCGTGGCAAGGACTCCCTGACCACGGTCGAGGCGGTGCGCGACCTGTTCGGCGCGAACCAGTCGGCGGCCCGGCGCGCCACGGACGCCGACCTGACCCGCTTCCGCGGCGTACGGGCGCGCCTGCGCTCGGTGTTCGAGGCGGCGGACGGCGGCGACGAGACGCTCGCGGTCGACCTGCTGAACTCGCTCCTCCTGGAGTTCCCGGTGAGCCCGCAGATCTCCGGGCACGACCACCGGGACGACGACGACCGCCCGTTGTGGCACATGCACCTCGCGGACCACCCGTCGAACGCGACAGCGGGATACGCGGCGATCGCGGCGATGGGCCTCGCCTTCCACCTCACGGAGTACGGCGTGGACCGCCTCGGGCTGTGCGAGGCGTCGCCGTGCCGCAACGCCTACCTGGACACGTCGACGAACCGCTCCCGGCGCTACTGCTCGGACCGCTGCGCGACCCGCGCCAACGTGGCCGCCTACCGCGCCCGCAAGCGCGCCGAGGCGGACCGGTCGGACAGCACGGGGCGCAGCGCCGAGAAGGCCCACGAGGCCACGGCCGCCACGGACCGCTGA
- a CDS encoding MFS transporter, giving the protein MSAPTQTAPAPAVAPSPRMTARQKLVLTLLLGAQFMIAVDFSILNVALPVVGEGLGFPLSRLQWIATAFALAAAGFTLLFGRVADLVGRKRLFLAGMAVLGASSLLGGLATSPDILLVARVLQGLATAAVTPAGLALLTTAFKEGPLRERALGLNGALMSAGFTAGAILGGLLTDLLSWRWAFFVNVPVAALVLVLAPSVITDSRPDRRPRLDVPGAATVTGGLLLLVYGLTQAGETGWGAPATLAPLLSGAALLVAFRFVEKRAAAPLVPLRILKRRTVIWGNAAGLIAFVTETSLVFLLTLYLQEVLGYSPLATGLAFGVLGLGTVIGGTLGGRAVGRLGNRTTIVVGGAVQAVATLALVALGTSGAWIWLLLAATFVGGIGNMLVIVGFMVTATSGLPDEEQGLATGLATMTQQVGITLGIPVMSAIATARMGGASGPDAVLSGVSTAVLVNSLLVAAGSALAALFLAPRRPRDRTDA; this is encoded by the coding sequence ATGTCGGCGCCCACGCAGACCGCCCCCGCCCCGGCCGTCGCACCATCCCCGCGCATGACGGCCCGCCAGAAGCTCGTCCTCACCCTCCTCCTCGGCGCTCAGTTCATGATCGCCGTGGACTTCTCGATCCTGAACGTCGCGCTGCCCGTCGTCGGCGAGGGGCTCGGCTTCCCGCTCTCCCGTCTCCAGTGGATCGCCACGGCGTTCGCGCTCGCCGCCGCCGGATTCACGCTCCTCTTCGGCCGCGTGGCCGACCTCGTGGGCCGCAAGCGGCTGTTCCTCGCCGGCATGGCGGTCCTCGGCGCCTCCTCGCTCCTCGGCGGCCTCGCCACCTCGCCCGACATCCTGCTCGTGGCACGGGTGTTGCAGGGGCTCGCGACGGCGGCCGTCACCCCGGCAGGGCTCGCCCTCCTGACCACCGCCTTCAAGGAGGGGCCGCTGCGTGAGCGCGCCCTCGGCCTCAACGGCGCCCTGATGTCCGCCGGGTTCACCGCGGGAGCCATCCTCGGCGGGCTCCTCACCGACCTGCTCTCCTGGCGCTGGGCGTTCTTCGTCAACGTCCCCGTCGCCGCGCTCGTCCTCGTCCTCGCCCCGTCCGTCATCACCGACTCACGCCCCGACCGCCGCCCGCGTCTCGACGTACCGGGCGCCGCGACCGTCACCGGCGGACTCCTGCTCCTCGTCTACGGGCTCACGCAGGCCGGCGAGACCGGCTGGGGCGCCCCCGCGACCCTGGCCCCGCTCCTGTCCGGAGCCGCGCTCCTCGTCGCCTTCCGGTTCGTCGAGAAGCGGGCCGCCGCGCCCCTCGTACCGCTCCGCATCCTCAAGCGGCGCACCGTGATCTGGGGCAACGCGGCCGGGCTCATCGCCTTCGTCACCGAGACGTCCCTCGTCTTCCTGCTCACGCTCTACCTCCAGGAAGTCCTCGGCTACTCGCCGCTCGCGACCGGGCTCGCCTTCGGTGTCCTCGGGCTCGGCACCGTGATCGGCGGCACGCTCGGCGGCCGCGCCGTCGGACGCCTCGGCAACCGGACCACGATCGTCGTCGGCGGCGCCGTCCAGGCCGTCGCCACGCTCGCCCTGGTGGCGCTCGGCACGTCGGGGGCCTGGATCTGGCTGCTCCTCGCCGCCACGTTCGTCGGGGGCATCGGCAACATGCTGGTGATCGTCGGCTTCATGGTGACGGCCACCTCCGGGCTGCCCGACGAGGAGCAGGGCCTCGCCACCGGCCTCGCGACCATGACCCAGCAGGTCGGGATCACCCTGGGCATCCCGGTGATGAGCGCGATCGCCACGGCCCGCATGGGCGGGGCGAGCGGTCCGGACGCGGTCCTGTCCGGAGTCTCCACGGCCGTACTCGTCAACTCCCTCCTGGTGGCCGCAGGTTCGGCGCTCGCCGCGCTGTTCCTCGCGCCCCGGCGACCGCGTGACAGGACGGACGCCTGA
- a CDS encoding GNAT family N-acetyltransferase — protein sequence MTDAQVSVRHARPGDLPEVARLAAEHAAYEKADPPAPGLADRLHTLLFATATPRLRCLVAEPAGGPLAGYATCEPAISTWDGFEYLHMDCLYLRPGHRGLGLGPLLMDAVAAEARALGIGEIQWQTPVWNDGAIRFYRRLGAREKDKLRFSRPSSSGPVGQ from the coding sequence GTGACCGACGCACAGGTGAGCGTCCGGCACGCCCGGCCCGGCGACCTGCCCGAAGTGGCCCGACTCGCCGCGGAACACGCCGCGTACGAGAAGGCGGACCCGCCGGCGCCCGGCCTCGCCGACCGTCTGCACACGCTCCTGTTCGCCACCGCCACGCCCCGCCTGCGCTGCCTGGTCGCGGAGCCCGCCGGCGGCCCGCTCGCCGGCTACGCGACCTGCGAGCCCGCGATCTCCACCTGGGACGGGTTCGAGTACCTCCACATGGACTGCCTGTACCTCCGCCCCGGCCACCGCGGACTCGGCCTCGGACCGCTCCTCATGGACGCCGTGGCCGCGGAGGCCCGAGCGCTCGGGATCGGCGAGATCCAGTGGCAGACGCCGGTCTGGAACGACGGGGCGATCCGCTTCTACCGGCGCCTGGGCGCCCGCGAGAAGGACAAGCTCCGCTTCAGCCGGCCGTCCTCCTCAGGCCCCGTCGGCCAGTAG
- a CDS encoding MarR family winged helix-turn-helix transcriptional regulator translates to MAADAPHQDATPRATDRPGDTSPFALGLLLRRAHWRAAAVMTEALRPLGIELRHFAVLIELVNHGPTVQRDLAAATGSDKAGIMRVVDDLERKGLAVRKAVPGDRRARAVEITPQGLELFDAAHAAAEPLAGRLVLDLGPGESAQLTDLLTRITYPEGGDA, encoded by the coding sequence ATGGCCGCTGACGCTCCTCACCAAGACGCCACCCCGCGTGCGACCGATCGCCCGGGGGACACGTCCCCTTTCGCTCTCGGCCTGCTGCTGCGCCGGGCGCACTGGCGCGCGGCCGCGGTGATGACCGAGGCGCTGAGGCCGCTCGGCATCGAGCTGAGGCATTTCGCCGTGCTGATCGAGCTGGTCAACCATGGGCCCACGGTGCAGCGGGACCTGGCGGCTGCGACGGGCTCGGACAAGGCCGGAATCATGCGGGTCGTGGACGACCTGGAGCGCAAGGGGCTGGCTGTACGCAAGGCCGTTCCGGGGGACCGGCGGGCGCGGGCGGTGGAGATCACGCCTCAGGGGCTCGAACTCTTCGACGCGGCCCACGCGGCGGCGGAACCGCTGGCCGGGCGCCTGGTTCTCGACCTGGGGCCCGGCGAGTCCGCGCAGCTGACGGATCTGCTGACTCGGATCACCTATCCCGAGGGCGGGGACGCGTAA
- a CDS encoding class I SAM-dependent methyltransferase gives MTGSTETAGVTADWRAWQDSWDRQQEWYMPDREERLRVMLDMVEAFAGPTPRVLDLACGTGSITDRLLKRFPGATSVGVDLDPALLAIAEGTFAGDDRVTFVTADLKDPHWAARLPHTSYDAVLTATALHWLHNEPLATLYGQIAGLVRDGGVFMNADHMIDDTTPRINAAERAHRHAQMDRAKASGALDWAEWWALAAKDPVLAGPTAKRFEIYGEHADGETPSADWHARTLRAAGFAEARPVWRSPSDALVLAVK, from the coding sequence ATGACGGGATCTACGGAAACCGCCGGAGTCACCGCCGACTGGCGCGCCTGGCAGGACAGCTGGGACCGGCAGCAGGAGTGGTACATGCCCGACCGCGAGGAGCGGCTGCGGGTCATGCTCGACATGGTGGAGGCCTTCGCCGGGCCCACGCCGCGCGTGCTCGACCTCGCGTGCGGTACGGGAAGTATTACGGACCGGCTCCTGAAGAGGTTCCCCGGAGCCACCAGCGTCGGCGTCGACCTCGACCCCGCGCTGCTCGCCATCGCCGAGGGCACCTTCGCGGGCGACGACCGCGTCACCTTCGTGACCGCCGACCTCAAGGACCCGCACTGGGCCGCGCGGCTGCCGCACACCTCGTACGACGCCGTCCTCACCGCCACCGCCCTGCACTGGCTGCACAACGAGCCGCTCGCCACCCTCTACGGACAGATCGCCGGCCTCGTCCGCGACGGCGGTGTCTTCATGAACGCCGACCACATGATCGACGACACCACGCCCCGGATCAACGCCGCCGAACGCGCCCACCGCCACGCGCAGATGGACCGCGCCAAGGCCTCCGGCGCGCTCGACTGGGCCGAGTGGTGGGCCCTCGCCGCCAAGGACCCGGTACTCGCCGGGCCCACCGCGAAGCGCTTCGAGATCTACGGGGAGCACGCCGACGGCGAGACCCCGTCGGCCGACTGGCACGCCCGCACCCTGCGCGCCGCCGGGTTCGCCGAGGCCCGCCCCGTGTGGCGCTCGCCCTCGGACGCACTCGTGCTCGCGGTCAAGTAG